A section of the Candidatus Saccharimonadia bacterium genome encodes:
- a CDS encoding ACT domain-containing protein, with protein MPPISHIFNLQVRDTPGVLVRVAQVFGRRGCNITSLHVEPNADGTWSTMTIAAHNVPHPAQIQLQLEKLIDVGSAALKTITKESNS; from the coding sequence ATGCCGCCGATCAGCCACATATTTAACCTTCAAGTCCGCGACACCCCTGGCGTCTTGGTGCGGGTCGCGCAAGTCTTTGGCCGCCGCGGCTGCAACATCACCAGTCTCCATGTCGAGCCAAACGCCGACGGCACGTGGTCAACCATGACCATTGCCGCCCACAACGTCCCCCACCCCGCCCAAATCCAGCTCCAACTCGAAAAACTCATCGACGTCGGGAGCGCTGCCCTCAAAACCATCACCAAGGAATCAAATTCATGA
- the ilvA gene encoding threonine ammonia-lyase, biosynthetic yields MNDAVKQTLLARVYDVAVKTPLDRADKLSAQLSHEVYLKREDLQPVHSFKLRGAYNKIASLATAERHRGVIAASAGNHAQGVALAAQKLGLSALIVMPRTTPAIKVEAVKSYGAEVELAGDSYSDAADHAARRTAETGRTYIHPFDDPLVIAGQGTVGLELLEQLPNVTHIFVPVGGGGLIAGIAQYVKALRPGVKIISVEPEDSNVLQASLAAGQRVTLPHVGIFADGVAVKQMGATTFKICQELVDDSLTVTTDELCAAIKSIFEETRSIVEPAGALAVAGIAKYAAAHPDPTMRTVAICSGANMTFERLQFIAERTLLGSGKEALFAITLAEKPNALQHFCQHVVSGHNITQFGYRLNQRSQAHVFVGISINGPEDKAEFTAKMKAEGYQYTDLSLDDTAKEHIRYMIGGPAPETQSEHLYRVTFPERPGALSDFLHHVGHQWNISLFHYRGLGSDTGRVLIGFEAEDRHALEAKLAAANCDFTPIASPAARLFL; encoded by the coding sequence ATGAATGATGCCGTCAAACAAACCCTGCTCGCCCGCGTCTACGACGTAGCCGTCAAAACCCCGCTCGACCGCGCCGACAAGCTCAGCGCACAGCTCAGCCATGAGGTCTACCTCAAACGCGAAGACCTCCAGCCCGTCCACTCGTTCAAACTCCGCGGCGCCTACAACAAAATAGCCTCGCTCGCCACGGCCGAACGCCACCGCGGTGTCATCGCCGCCAGCGCCGGCAACCACGCCCAGGGCGTAGCCCTCGCCGCCCAAAAGCTCGGCCTCTCGGCGCTCATCGTCATGCCCCGCACCACGCCGGCCATCAAAGTCGAGGCCGTCAAATCCTACGGCGCCGAGGTCGAACTAGCCGGCGACAGCTACTCCGACGCCGCCGACCACGCCGCCCGCCGCACCGCCGAAACCGGCCGCACCTACATCCATCCCTTCGATGACCCGCTCGTCATCGCCGGCCAGGGCACCGTCGGCCTGGAGCTCCTCGAGCAGCTCCCCAACGTCACCCACATCTTCGTACCGGTCGGCGGCGGCGGCCTCATCGCCGGCATCGCCCAGTACGTGAAGGCCCTGCGGCCGGGCGTTAAAATCATCAGCGTCGAGCCCGAAGACAGCAACGTCCTCCAAGCCTCCCTCGCCGCCGGCCAGCGCGTCACCCTCCCTCACGTCGGCATCTTCGCCGACGGCGTAGCCGTTAAACAAATGGGCGCCACCACTTTCAAAATCTGCCAAGAACTCGTCGACGACAGCCTTACCGTCACCACCGACGAGCTCTGCGCCGCCATCAAATCCATCTTCGAAGAAACCCGCAGCATCGTCGAGCCCGCCGGCGCCCTGGCCGTAGCCGGCATCGCCAAATACGCCGCCGCCCACCCCGACCCCACCATGCGCACCGTCGCCATTTGTTCCGGCGCCAATATGACCTTCGAACGCCTCCAGTTCATTGCCGAGCGCACCCTGCTGGGCAGCGGCAAAGAAGCCCTATTTGCCATCACCCTAGCCGAAAAACCCAACGCCCTACAGCACTTCTGCCAGCACGTCGTAAGCGGTCACAACATCACCCAGTTCGGCTACCGCCTCAATCAGCGCAGCCAAGCTCACGTCTTCGTCGGCATCAGCATCAACGGACCCGAAGACAAAGCCGAATTCACGGCCAAAATGAAGGCCGAGGGCTACCAATACACCGATCTCTCCCTCGACGACACCGCCAAAGAGCACATTCGCTACATGATCGGCGGCCCCGCGCCCGAAACACAGTCCGAGCACCTCTACCGAGTCACCTTCCCCGAACGCCCCGGCGCCCTCAGCGACTTCCTGCATCACGTCGGCCACCAATGGAACATCAGCCTCTTCCACTACCGCGGCCTCGGCAGCGACACCGGCCGCGTCCTCATCGGTTTCGAGGCCGAAGACCGGCACGCCCTCGAGGCCAAACTCGCCGCCGCCAACTGTGATTTCACGCCTATTGCCTCGCCCGCCGCCCGCTTGTTCCTCTAA